In Nitrospirota bacterium, the following are encoded in one genomic region:
- a CDS encoding DUF4926 domain-containing protein yields MIQDLDDVVLECDLPQHGLRRGDIGTVVLVHQEGKGYEVEFTTLDGETVAVVTLEDFQVRPVHKHEIAHARELAGSAP; encoded by the coding sequence ATGATTCAGGATCTGGACGATGTCGTTCTGGAGTGTGACCTTCCCCAGCACGGTCTTCGACGAGGGGACATTGGAACCGTGGTGTTGGTTCACCAGGAGGGCAAGGGTTACGAGGTAGAGTTTACAACCTTGGATGGCGAGACGGTAGCGGTTGTGACGCTTGAGGACTTTCAGGTTCGTCCCGTCCACAAGCATGAGATTGCTCATGCACGAGAACTGGCGGGCTCAGCGCCGTAG
- a CDS encoding DUF6883 domain-containing protein, with translation MKLPHVDRLEIRQAKVVQYLLSSTHRAGKGKAAFFSGLGFQASAWEVLARALQQHARDNLVTSYENTRFGRRYVIEGPLVAPSGRQLQVRTVWFIDEGGQTPRFVTAYPLKRRTP, from the coding sequence ATGAAACTCCCCCATGTGGACCGCCTTGAAATTCGTCAGGCCAAGGTCGTTCAGTATCTGCTTTCCTCGACTCATCGGGCGGGCAAGGGGAAGGCGGCTTTCTTTTCTGGACTCGGGTTCCAGGCATCTGCCTGGGAAGTTTTGGCAAGGGCGTTGCAACAGCATGCCAGAGACAACCTCGTCACGTCCTACGAGAACACGCGGTTCGGTAGACGTTACGTGATTGAAGGCCCGCTTGTCGCACCGAGTGGACGGCAATTGCAAGTTCGAACGGTCTGGTTTATAGATGAAGGTGGCCAGACGCCGCGGTTCGTGACCGCTTATCCCCTGAAACGGAGGACGCCATGA